The stretch of DNA GGCTGGCGACGGTATAGGGGAGCGGAGAGAGTAAATTCAGCAACAACTTGGCATAAAAGAGCGGGCCGGATTTCGGTTGCAGCTGGTGGTGCACCGGGATGGGGTGCATATCGGCGGCCAGGAGTGCCTGGTATGATTCGCTCGCCTCGGTCCCATACGCCAGATAGCTCAACTCATGTCGCTTCGCCAGACGGCTAAGGAGGTTAAATGAGCGGATCCGTTTACCAGAATTGAGAGGAAATGGAAACTCCTCGTCGAGCACAAGGATGTTCATGAAAATGGAATTCCCTTTACCGGCATCAGCGACACGATCCGTGTCACTTAAGATAGACCAGCTTTCGCGAGTCGGCCCATCCGCTGGCCGCGATATGGCAGAAATAGACGCCTGAGCCGACTTCATTCCCGCGATCATCAGTCCCGTTCCAGACGGTCGAATACTCGCCACGGGCAAGGGTGGCATCAAGCATTTTATTCACCCGTCGGCCACAAATATCGTAGATCGTCAGGCTGACCGGAGATCGTTCCCCGACCTGATAGTTGATGCGGGTCGATCCATTGAATGGATTGGGATAGATCGTGCCGATCCGGGTGGCCATATTCTCCGGTTTGCTGGGATCATCGACCGGAAGAGAAAGATCAATAAAGGCTGAATTCGAGACCGGTGACTCATTGCCGGCAGCATCGTACGAGCGAACAGCGAAGTAGGTCGCCTGTCCCGCGGGAAGTCCGCTGACAACAAACTGCTGCGGATCACCCACATTGCCGGGGACCGGCGGGTAGGTTGGGACAGTCAGGGCGGTCCCCCAATTCGACGCATTGATCGGATTGGCCGAAGACTTCACGACATAAAATTCGGCATTACCGCTGGTGCCATCGCCTCCGGGGGCTGTCCAGGTAAGCCGCACCTGACTCGGCGTGTCGCCGAAGGTCGCGCCAAGATCTTGTATCGTAGCGGGAGGAGTGACGTCATTTTCGTCAAACGTGATCCGGACTACATCGGCAAAATTGTAATTGCTGCCGCCAACCGTCCGTTCGCACGGATACATCGCGTAGCAGACATCGCCGTGCGAGGCCGGTACCTTTTGTGCCGTCGTTACTTTCCAGACATATCGCCCACGCGAGACACGGGTTGGAGAGGACCAGTTGGTTATCTCTGGGCGCCAGTACCGCATGTAAACTGAAACGGAATCATCGTTGGCATAGTCGGACTGCGTATAGAAAAGCACCAGGCGGCGCGAGGCCTCAATATAGGTCAATGCCACGTATGGCGGAACGGCGACATCGGCCGTAAAGCTCCGAAACGCACCCTGTGTCCAGGTGGAAGCATTCTTGCTCTTGAAAGCCCACAGTACTGAGTCAATGCCGCCGGACACGTTATCCCGTGAACCGATCATAAATCGAATGGTATCCATGTAGGCATTGCCGGCAAAGCCGCGATACATCGAGCGATTAAACGTTTTGCCGTCGTTCATCCATTGGCGGGTCGTTCGATTCCAGGTATACCATCCGATTGAATAGTCACCTGAGTCGACCACGACCGCAACGGTATTGTCGTAGATCATGCCGCCGATGCGAACGCGACCGGTACCTTCGCGATTGACGAGATACTGCTGCGGTCCAAAGCTCTGTCCTTTGTCGGTGGAGATCCAATAGCGGATACTGTTGTTATCGTCGAGTCCACGCGAGATCGATATCACTGTATCTGATCCCGGGAGACGGTAGGCCGACGCAATGTACAGGTCCGTCTCTGTCAGCGGCCACTGATAGGTAAAGAGCGTTTGCAGGGAGTCCACGCCCGTGCGGGTCAGAGCATAAAGTCGATTATCGCTATTGCGCCCCAGGTAAACGGTGTCACGATATACTGAAATGTGCGCATGATCGAGATCGTTGAGGGCTCCGGCGTTTTTGCCGACCCAGCGTACGGTCGAATCAAGATTGTAGGTCATAACAAACGCGTTATTGCCGGTAAATCCATGCGTGTAGAAGACCACATCGCCGGCGCCAGAGAGTGGGGCGATCTGAAAACGCGGAATCGACAGCGGGTTAAAGACCGCAGAGGTACTGCTATCGATGGCGTATTGCTGCACCGTGATAGAAGTCTGCCCCATGACCTGCGAGGCGCATATGAAGATCAAGAGAAGGAGTCCGCGAGCAACTTTCATTTTCATCTCCTACAGATCGTTCCCGGATCGATTCAGATAACTCTGGAATCTGGCCGGGCACCAACCAGAATCGCAAATTCGTTGTGGCTGGGCCGTTATTACAGACAGACGATGGTCACCGGCGTAAGGTGATCCAGCGCCAAACCAGTCAAACTGTCTGTTCCTTATAGTTTTCGACGAATATCGGCCTGGAATTTATACTAGCCTTTATACAAAGTTACAACCCTTCGTTTCAAGGCCAGGGCGAACTCCGAGCTCGCCGACTAACCACCTAACCGATAACATGTTAGGGAATTCAACCGCGGTCGGGACTGGAGACCTTGCCCAGTTCGCTGATCAGCGATCGGACCTTGCCCGACGGATCGCGGGGTATTTCATCGACGACTTCTATCAGAACCTCGATATCGCCGAGAAGTTTCCTCATCTGACCGCGAATGAACGCAAAAGTTGCTTCAGTCGGTTCCGGGCGGCGATTAACTCTGATCAAAAAGCGGGTAACCTGTTGCTGTACTATCTGCAGTTGACCGATCCGGTGTACATCATCGGTGGTCAGGTGATACAACAGCGTATTGCCATTGATCTCCCGACCATCAAGCATAGTGACCCGATCATGGGTGCGACCAACGGTTGAGCCCATCATGGGAAGGTGTCGTCCGCAAGAACATGATTCTGATAATATCCGTCCATAGTCATTGATCTGGTAACGGATCAGCGGGAAGCCGTAGTTGGTCAGGTCGGTGATCAGGTATTCGCCGTCCTGATCGGCAGGCAGTGGCTGACCATCTTTGACGACTTCAAGCAGACTGGTTTCCACGGCGATATGGCGGCCGCGGTGTTGGTTGCATTCGCAGGCAGTATTACCGGTTTCGCGAGAACCATACATGTCAAAGACCCGACATTGGTAGAATTCCTCGAACAGCTCCTTGTCACGCTGATAGAGAACTTCGCCGGTCGACATGATCCCGACCAGTCTCGGGTATTTCAAGTTGTGCTGTTTCAGATACTCGGTGAAACGAAGCAATGCAGAGGGAAAGGCCTTGATCATGCGCGGATTGAAAGCGACTGAATCACGATAGACCTGACCGAGAGAATCTTCGCTTCCCCCTCCGGTATAAGACATCAACTGACGCAGAACATAGCGTTGTTTGATCCGTTGCTTCAACGATTCATCATGGTGAAAGTCGATATGAGCGGGCCAGTAGTAGGCCATCTTGTCACATGGTTCTGCTCCAACCCAGTGTTCATGTCGCCAGGCCATTCCCAGTTTGATATTCAGACTCTCCTGATCGCGGTAAAGGACGGCCTGTTGGCCGGTAGTACCGCCCGTCAATAATTTGTGCGTCTGGGCGTCGCTGAATGACCGCGATCGGATATCATTGCCGTGGTCAAACAGATCTTTTCGCGCGAGGATAGGCAGTTTGACAAGATCATCAGCGGATCGAATATCCGTCGGTTTCAGTCCGCGCTCGTCGAAGATCCGCTTGTAGTAGGGCGTTGTGTCGTAAGCATGGCGTATCAGTGCAGTCAATTTCTGCTGCTGATACTCCAGCAATTGGGAACGCGACCAGAACTGGCTTTCTTCGAAGAATCGCCAGTGAGCCAGCGCAGATTGCCGGTTATCCCGCGACAAAGTCCACGGAAGCGCAAAACGTCGGAGCAGTGAAGCATAGATCGTCATAGGCTTCCCTCTTCGGCGACTGTTCCCTCGGCCTCGGCGGCCGCGGCTGCTTCGTCTTCTTTCATGAACTCCATTTCATTCCGTCTGGCGATCTGTTCCGCCACGACTGTCATCGCCGCCATAAAGTACCAGGTGTATCGATAAGCCGAGTGAGCGAACAGCCCGGTAACCAGCATGGAACCGCAGGTAATGATCGTGGCGCGGGCAAACGGCGCTAGAAATCTGTTCGGATTCGGTCGCGACTCGATCAATTTCACTGTCCTCCAGTTGACGCGGAAGATATCCCGAATGAAACAGAAATAAGCGGTGATACCAACAAGGCCAAGCTCGGCGATCACCTGGATATAGAGACTGTGGGCGTTTAGATACGTTCCAAAGTTTTCGACTCGCGCCCAGGCGAATGCGCCTGCCCCAACTCCGAAGATCGGTTTAGTGAGAAAGAGCTGAAGCCCGTCGATCCAGGAATCGATTCTCCCCTGTGATGACTCATCAAGGTCATCGGAGAAGATCGTCATGTACCGTTCCTTGGAGGCGTCCCCGAGCACGGTCCAGGCGATGAGGGCGAAGGCCAACAGCCCGAATGCCATGACCCCCTTATGTTTCGATTGCCACCAGATCAGGCCAAGAATGGCGCAAAATCCGAGCAGGCCACCGCGGGAGCCGGTGATGATCATTGTCCAGACAAACAGCGCCAGCATACCTCCCATGATGATCTTCTTAAAGGCTGACTTATAGTGGAGGAAAAGATAATAGGTGAAGGGGATCAACGTGTTCATGGTGATCGCGATCCCGTTGAAATTGTCCATGGTGGAATTGCCGCCGGATGCGCGCGTCAGATCTCCCTTGACGATCCCGGCGCCATGATAATATCCCCACATAATATCGAACGAGAGCTTGAAATTCAGGATGAGGAAAAGCCAGAGGAACGTCTCCAGTCGTTTTTGCGTGTCGACATTGAGGATGATCATCAGAAAGAAGATCCCCAGCTTGACCATTTCGATCGTCATGTCGACCGTACAGTCTTTGCAGGCGGAGAGCATCAGCGACATCCCCATCGCGACCAGAATAAACAAGAAGAAGGTGTTGAGCGAACTTCGGGGGATCATGAGGCTGCCGTAACGATACTTGTTGGCAAGCAACGTCATGACCGACAGCGAGCCACCCAGCAGCAACTCAAGGCGGAGCGCCGCCAGGGCAGGGTACATTTCACCGATGCGAAGAGTAAAGACCGCGAGATAGACTACCAGACCAAAGAACTGGTACTTGACCATAATCGTCCCGACCACGATACAGATGATGCCGGCGATCACATAGAGGGGGTCAACGAAAAGAGCCAGCGCACCCATGGTGAGCGAAATGAGAATCAGAGCCGCCCAATAGACATGGGCAGGAGTGATGAACGACTTGCTCGTTCCGACTGTTATGTTCTGATCTCTGAGTGCCATAGGTGCCAAATGCGATCTACTAACCCTGAGCGGTCATTCGGTCGAGGAGCTTTGCCAACTCTCCGGTCAACTGTCGACGGTCAATCTCCGGAATATGCCGGAACATCCGCTTTCGATCCTTATTCGTTTTCCATTTCTGATACAACTGCCGCAGGGTTGCGATCAACTTTTCACGATCCGAGGTATGGAGCGCCGAGCCGGCGTTGTATTTTTCGATCAATCCGGTGGATACACCGGCCGGAGCCAGCGCGAGTATCTCTGTCCCGGCCGCCAGATAATCAAACACTTTGGCCGGGATGACGGTTGCATACTGCTCGCCAAAACCGAGGAACAGCAACAGGCAATCCGCCTGCGGGAAGAGCGGGAGAAGCTCCTTGCGCGATTTAAAGCCGTGAAAGGTCACCCGTCCGGTCAGTCCCAACCGCTCCACTAAGATGGAGTAATCGCGGTCACTATTGCCATAAAAATCGACCTGGACGGAAGTCGGGTCGATTTGGTCCTGGGTCATCCAGCTCTGCAGGCACTCCAGGAAGAAGATCGGGTTGAATTCGCCGTACAATGATCCCGCATAAAAAAAGCGCATAGTGTCGTGTGAGCCGGGAGTGGTAAAGTCTTTAGTCAGGTCAACTTCGCGGTAGTCAAATCCATTGGTAATGGTTGTGACGCGAGAGGCGAGTCGGCCATCGAGGTGGCTCTCCATCTGGCTGCTAAAGCCGGGCGAAGCAGTGGTAACATGCGCCGCGCGCGAAAGAACGCGCCGCTCCCAAAAGCGGTCGTACCGGACAAATGCTTCGGGGTATCGTCGCAAAGGATAGGCATGATTCAGGGTCCAGAGATCGCGAAAATCAACGATATGCGGAAGTTTTGCTGAATGGGCCAGTGCTGAGGCCAAGAGATGCGCCGAGACCGGTGGCGACGATGAAAACACCGCGTCGATCTTCTCCTCGCGAATCACTCTCTTCCCGGTAGCAAAGCCGAGCGGCACCCAGAAGATGGCATGATCCGGAACCGACAAGGCCAGGCGAACGGTTCGCTTGATCGACGAAAGAAATGACTGCCCTGATGCGGCCGGAGCTGTGCTTATTGTTGGAGTTTCGGTGGTTGACTTGGCCTGCGGTTTATTCCCCCGCTGTCTGGCTTCCCATTGCTGCAGAGGTTCGAATGTGCGAGTCCGGTAGATCTTGACGTTGGGAATGTCCGCCAGCGGAGATTCATCCCAGGCAGAATTGGTTCCCCCCTGCACGGTCAGGACGACCGGCTCCCAGCCATATTCAGGGAGAAATTTACAGAAGTTGACCAATCGCTGGCCGCCGACTGCCGCCATGGGCGGAAAAACATATGTAACAATCAGTACTTTTTTCATTGATCGTGTTTCAGACGCGACATCATCCAGTTGACGTCTCATGTAATCGAAGCCTGTAATAGCCTCGTTCTATTTTTTTCCCCACGGTGGCACACCCGCGGTTACCAGCGCTTGTCTGGTCAACTCCGTAATGCGAGCGTAACCCTCTTTCTTGACGTTGATCTGACCGTGGGCAAGGTCGGGATCCAGGAATCCCTCGCTGTTCACCAGCGCGCCATAGGCATCAACCATGGCGATACTATTCGAATCACAGTATGCGCGCAACCAAGTGTTGAATTGCCGCAAGCTATCCATGACGTTGTACGGGACCTCAATTTCGGCATCGAAATCTTCCCCTATCGGCATGACATTGAGGAGGACCGGCGCGATCTGGTTGGCCCGCGCGATATCGATCAGGGAGGCGACATACTCCTGTATCTCTTCGATCGAATTCTCCGGCCGGAAATTGTAAGAGCTAAGCTCGACAACCACGGCGGCAGGCCGCAATTCAACAACATCGGATCGAAAGCGAAGCAGGTATCCGGCCACACGCTGGCCCGAAATGCCGCGATTGATCGCTTCATATTCCGGGAAGCTGGTCGCCAGTTTCCACCAACGGGTCATTTGCGTACCAAAAAAGACTACTCGATTGGATACAAGGGCGTCGGACGCCAGAGCGCGATTTTCTTCGAGGAATTCGGGACGGCCGGAGAGTTGGTCGTTTGCCCGCAAATACTTATCCAGGAAAAAGTTGACATGGTCCCGATAGTCCAGTGCCTTATAAGCGACATAGAAAATGGAGAGATTGCCGAGCAGCGAGAGAATCAGGGCAATTCTCAATAGTCGGTTGCGGTCGCTGCTGTTTGGCGATAACATGGATTTGAAGATGGTAACTATCCCTCTCATTGATGCAATTTCGGCACTCTCTTGACAATATACAGTCTGGTGTATTAAAATAGCAACCAATGCGGCTGTGGTCCAGGAAGGTGCGAGACCGCCAGTCGTAGCGCAAATTATACGTCGCGAAATTACTGCAATCGGACAGGTAACCGCCACATTACGGAATGTTTTGGTTGTTCAGCCGCTGAACAGGTTGTTTCTTTTTTGAGAGCCGCAACCCGTTCCGGGCGGGGACTGCCTGAGGCGTGCATTCTATATCTTCAACTCAGACAACGGGTTGTGGTATTGGGTGAATGTGGCAGTGATTTTGATATACGGTAGCCCGGTGAGGTCTGCGTGGGCCGGCTCGCTCGACGTGAGTATAACAACTCGGGAGTTGATACCTCGGCGAGACGACCTGATACAAACCACGTGTCCTGTCAGACATAGGCCATCACCACGAGAGGAGTAACCTGGAATTCGATTTGCTCATGAAGTAAGCGCCCGATGCCGATTCTGTCAGAAGGACTGATTGACGGCTAGCCGGTAGGAAGGTACTTGACCGGCCGTCTGTCAGGGGCAGAGATGGCTGTCGTGGCTAAGGTTCCAGGATGAATCTTTGGAGTGAAAGGTTTGGATTGTTTATGAAGAGACTCCTGTGGGTGGTCGCACTTGCACTGGTTGCCGGTTCCGTTCAGGCTGGCCGAGTGACGATCACATCCCTGCCGTATACTATCAGCACGTCCAATGACACGTTTTATATCTCCGGGACAAAGCTGAGTTCACAGACGATCGGCCTGAATTTCGCCGCCGGCGTATCCAACGTATTAGTGGATGGCCAGGGGGATACGATTCAGTTCGGCTTGGCCGGTTCCGCACCGACCGGGTCCTCGCCGGTCGTTGGCGATATCGGGATCAAGCTAAATAATGGAACGGTCACCAACGTAGTGATTCGTAACCTGAAAGTGCTACATGCTCCGCCGCAATCGATGCGCGATTCCACTGTCCACTGCTGGGCGCAGGCGGTTCGCTGGGGGCCGTCCAACCGCTACATCCGTTTGGAAGGATGTACCTTCAAAGTAGTGGGACGCAATTCTAAGATCATGTATTCAGGTGGCGGCAGTTACAATAACGACGTCATCAATTGCGTTTTCATAGACAGTTGTCATGCGTACTTGCGCCGTGACTATTGGAACGAACAGGCGATGATCAACCTGCAGGATTTCAATCGCGCCCGTTCGCTTGGCTCTGATTTCCAGTATCACTGGCGTTTTGCCGGTTGTTCGACCGCCGTTGCCTTCTGGAGCAATGTCCACCTTGAGGGAGACAGCACGGTCGCCGATTTCGACAACAACTACTGGTTCACCGATGGCTGGAACTCGCTGTATGGTACCGCTGAGGCGAATTCGATGACCACGGCCACGGAGAACTACTGTATTGCGCTCCGTCAGGGTGATAACGCTATCGCCGACGGTTGCCGGATCAAGATCCGAAACAATCGATTCAGAGCAGGAACCGCTCATAGCGGTGGTCGAGGGATCTTCATTTCCGGTGTCGAGGGTATCAACTACAACTACGATGACAGTTGTATAGCGATCTACAACAATGATTTCAATGTTCACCAGGGATTCGACGGCTACGCGGCCACCATCAAAGGAATCATCATGCGCGAGGACTGGGGAAATGTCCGCGTGCATCATAACAATATCGTGATCCCGATGTACCAGAATCCGCCGAACAATGGGTACGGCCAGGGACCATCGTCGGGTGTACAGATCACTTCCAACTTCGGGTACAATCTGTACATGAAGCACAACACGATCAGCACCTACTTCGTCGACAATTTCTCATTCGATGATCGAGTTGGTTCTGGCGGTGTAGCGGCTTACTGTGTGGTGCTTGATGAAAACGAGATGAATTCCCCCAACCTGCTGATCGACAGCAACACGTTTATCACGAATAACGTGTTCATCCGTTGGGGATTCTTCAATGGACATGGCGGCAATCCGCAGTTCCGAGGCAATACATTCCAGTACTACGGCGGAACATCGCCTAACAATGACAATACCTGGACGGCCTATCTCGGTTATGGCGCACCATCCACGCACCACGCCTACAACAACTTCCTGATCGACCCGATATTCAACAACGGCGTGTCGGAGACACACGTGGTGGTCTCTGATGCCGAGCCGGACTCGCTGCAACTTGGATACAAAGTATCATTGGCCGTGTCGGTGAGAGGAAACAATTCGCTGCCGGTGGCCAATGCGACGGTAACGGTCCGCAACAACTATGGTTTTGTGGTAGGTCAGGGAACGACCAATGGAAATGGTGTCTATACAGCTCTGGTGACCTACCGGAACCTGTTCAACGCGGCGTTCTCCAACCCGGATTCGACCAATTATAATCCATTCTCGATCAAGGCAAAGGTCGGCAACGATTCGACGACCATTTCCTACACGGTCGGCTGGAATACCAAGACCCCGCAAGTTACGTTGGCGAATACCGGTGGCAGTGGTGGCGGCACCGATGTGACCCCGCCAGGGACGATCACCACGCTTGGGGCTATTGCCGGACCGGATCCGGGTTCTGTTCTGCTGACCTGGGATGCGCCGGGGGATGATGACAATACCGGCACGGCGTCCGGCTATTATATCAAGTATTCATCGAATGAGATCAGCAGTGATCTGGCATTCGAAAATGCCACGAGCCTCGAAAATCCGCCGACACCGTCGGCGGCCGGTGTGCGCGACGAGGCATTGATCACCAACCTTCTTCCCGGGCGGGTTTACTATGTCGCTGTAAAGGCATATGACAACGAGGGGAATGTGGGTGAGTTATCAAACGAATCGATCAGTTTCGCCAAGGGGATCGCCCCCCCCTTGGCGGATTCTGTTCGCAACAGTATCCCGTTTGAAGCGGTCAGGCTGTATGCGCATCGTCCGGCATCATATTACCAGATCAACCATGAATACCAGATCGATACCACCGCGGACTTCACCACTCCGCGGATTCTTGTTGATGCGTCTACCAGCAGTAGCTCGAACGTGAGTATCAGTTTTGGCGACCTGACGGTTGGAGAAACCTACCGCTGGCGAGTACGTTCATTTGCCAATGACAGCTCCGACTTTTCGGTCTGGGTTAACGGCCCGCAGTTCCTTTTCGACCCAAACATCTCGACCGGCGGTGAGGATGTGGACACCATCAAGGCGTACCCAAATCCACTGAGGCTGGCAGAGAATCAGTCGATCACCTTTACCGACGTTCCCGCCAGTTCCGAGCTGATCATTCTCACGGTCTCCGGCGAAGTAGTCATGCGATGGGATGTCGACGCCAAGCAAGATATCCACTGGGATGCCAGGAACGAATCTGGTGAACAGGTTGCCTCGGGAACATACCTCTGGTATATCACCGGGACATCCGAACGAGGCAAGCTTATCGTCATTCACTAATTAGTGATTTGTTTTTTTTGAATTCGTCTTCCCAACTTTACACATCTGAATCCGAAGTCTGACTGAGTCGCTCCAGCCATTAGTGTGTCTACCGTATCCATTCCCCAAATAAAAACGGAAGGCAACACGCCCTCCGTCATAAGACTCAACTTGCTAAAGACCTAACTACTTAGCCGCCTGAGGCTGCTGAGCCAGGTTGGCGTTCTGAAATTGTGCCCAGACAGGCTGGAAGAACTGCATAAAGCCGTTAGCCGCCGCCTGATAGCCGGCAATATTGGGATGGGAGTCGCCCGGCCGTTCAGTACGGAACTGCTCCTTGAGCAGATTCTCCGGATTGGCCAGGAGATCAAACAGATCAAAGACCACAAAATTCCGAAGTCCGGTTTCCTGCTGGTAGGCCGGGATAAATTCGTTCTGCAACCACTGGTTGAATGACCGCGCACGGGCGGCGTTTTCCGGCGTGGTCCGCTCGGGAGCCAAAGGCGGAGCCGTCATGTAAACGAACAGCTTGTTGGGGTACTTCTTGAAGGTGGCCGCCAGCGACTTGAAGTAACCGGTGTAGTTATCCATCGTCTTTTGGCGTTGAGCCGGTACCGGGGAGGAGGCATCCGCTGTCCCGATATTGCTGTTCGGATAACAGGATTTGAAGATCACGATATCGTTGGCAAAGCCCTCGGAATAGTACTGGTTTGGATGGGCTTTGAAATTGAAGATCCGTTCCATATCGGATTCGAACTTGGGGGCCCAGTCACACATGTCGGTTTCCTCGCCGATCTCATCCCCGTAAGTAGCTCCGCGAACCAGGACGCCAATATCCAGCAGGCTGTCACGGAGTCCCCCTTGGTTTAGGATTCCCCGGCCTACCGAATGATGCAGAAACACTGCGCGGTGCTCTACCTTGCGGTCAATCATGTCGGTCAAGGTGTTGACTGAGGCGATGCTCTCAGCGTAGGAGTCTTCCATCTTTGCCTGCTGATATTTTAAGGAACGCAGTTCCTTGTAGAGATAGAGCGAGGCCAGAATTCCTACCAGAGCGACTATGACCGAGAGAACAAGCATTGGCTTGCCCATAACTGATCTCCTTTCCAAGATATCTTTGACCGGAAAAACCGTGCTTTAGCGACGAACGGTGCGACATTGCAGACCCGACGCAGGTGGCCAGCCGCACACATACATATTCGGTCCAGTTATTATATCGAAATATCGGCAAATCCGTTGCAGGAAAAAGGCGCTTCCGGGCGGGATCTGACATGGCCCTGGTATTCGATTCTCCTATAACAGGATAGCCGGGCGCTGGTTCCGTCGGAGGACGAGCCACCGGAATGTTATGGCCTTCGTGGCTCTATTTTGGAAACTTTTTGCACAGCCGAGGGTTTAAGGTTCAGTCGTCCGGAAGGAGCTGGTTCGTTTTCTCGTGAAGGTGATTTGTGGGAACACAGGTCAGAGAGAATGAGACAGATCGGGTGACAAATAACAAAAATCTAACGATTAACACAGACTTCTTGGTGCACATAAACGCATATTGTGCGTGTGCTGGCACAGGTTGTTTGGCGTGCATTCCCTCTATGAGATTGTGTACCAAACAGTAAACTGTGTGACGAATTGCGCTGTGGTTGTGCGGGACAGACTGAAATTCCGTTGTCGGTCGAAAGACGGTAATTGAATTTCTGAGCGTTCAGCCAGATAAGTTCCTTGGAAAAAGCTGTCCGATTTCGTATATTGGCAGCGATATTTAGACACTAAGATTCTCGCCTTTTTTACTTCGTAGCTGGGCGACCTAATCACCTCGAATTAAACAGTTTTTGCGGAGTTCATGAGAACGACTAGACTGCTGGTCATACTATTGTTTTGCGCCTTGCCTGTCCAGGCCGGCACTGTATATCTACAGTGGACCGCCCCGGGAGATGATGGCTACAGTGGCCAGGCGACAAAATACGAATTGCGTTATTCCTTATTGCCGATCACCTCGGCGAACTGGAGTAACGCAACGGTGATTCCCAATCTTCCGACTCCAAAACTGGCCGGCGGTAAAGAGAAACTCGAGCTGACCGGTTTTGCCTCAAATACGATCTACTATTTCGCCCTGCGTACCGCCGACGAAAGAAACAATTGGTCGAGCGTCTCCAACAACGCCGTCAAAAAGACCTGTGACAACTGCGTCGGGCAGACGGGAAATGTCAATGGTTCGGCGGATGATCTGATCGATCTATCCGACCTGGCCGT from bacterium encodes:
- a CDS encoding T9SS type A sorting domain-containing protein, which gives rise to MKVARGLLLLIFICASQVMGQTSITVQQYAIDSSTSAVFNPLSIPRFQIAPLSGAGDVVFYTHGFTGNNAFVMTYNLDSTVRWVGKNAGALNDLDHAHISVYRDTVYLGRNSDNRLYALTRTGVDSLQTLFTYQWPLTETDLYIASAYRLPGSDTVISISRGLDDNNSIRYWISTDKGQSFGPQQYLVNREGTGRVRIGGMIYDNTVAVVVDSGDYSIGWYTWNRTTRQWMNDGKTFNRSMYRGFAGNAYMDTIRFMIGSRDNVSGGIDSVLWAFKSKNASTWTQGAFRSFTADVAVPPYVALTYIEASRRLVLFYTQSDYANDDSVSVYMRYWRPEITNWSSPTRVSRGRYVWKVTTAQKVPASHGDVCYAMYPCERTVGGSNYNFADVVRITFDENDVTPPATIQDLGATFGDTPSQVRLTWTAPGGDGTSGNAEFYVVKSSANPINASNWGTALTVPTYPPVPGNVGDPQQFVVSGLPAGQATYFAVRSYDAAGNESPVSNSAFIDLSLPVDDPSKPENMATRIGTIYPNPFNGSTRINYQVGERSPVSLTIYDICGRRVNKMLDATLARGEYSTVWNGTDDRGNEVGSGVYFCHIAASGWADSRKLVYLK
- a CDS encoding phenylacetate--CoA ligase family protein, which encodes MTIYASLLRRFALPWTLSRDNRQSALAHWRFFEESQFWSRSQLLEYQQQKLTALIRHAYDTTPYYKRIFDERGLKPTDIRSADDLVKLPILARKDLFDHGNDIRSRSFSDAQTHKLLTGGTTGQQAVLYRDQESLNIKLGMAWRHEHWVGAEPCDKMAYYWPAHIDFHHDESLKQRIKQRYVLRQLMSYTGGGSEDSLGQVYRDSVAFNPRMIKAFPSALLRFTEYLKQHNLKYPRLVGIMSTGEVLYQRDKELFEEFYQCRVFDMYGSRETGNTACECNQHRGRHIAVETSLLEVVKDGQPLPADQDGEYLITDLTNYGFPLIRYQINDYGRILSESCSCGRHLPMMGSTVGRTHDRVTMLDGREINGNTLLYHLTTDDVHRIGQLQIVQQQVTRFLIRVNRRPEPTEATFAFIRGQMRKLLGDIEVLIEVVDEIPRDPSGKVRSLISELGKVSSPDRG
- a CDS encoding O-antigen ligase family protein — its product is MALRDQNITVGTSKSFITPAHVYWAALILISLTMGALALFVDPLYVIAGIICIVVGTIMVKYQFFGLVVYLAVFTLRIGEMYPALAALRLELLLGGSLSVMTLLANKYRYGSLMIPRSSLNTFFLFILVAMGMSLMLSACKDCTVDMTIEMVKLGIFFLMIILNVDTQKRLETFLWLFLILNFKLSFDIMWGYYHGAGIVKGDLTRASGGNSTMDNFNGIAITMNTLIPFTYYLFLHYKSAFKKIIMGGMLALFVWTMIITGSRGGLLGFCAILGLIWWQSKHKGVMAFGLLAFALIAWTVLGDASKERYMTIFSDDLDESSQGRIDSWIDGLQLFLTKPIFGVGAGAFAWARVENFGTYLNAHSLYIQVIAELGLVGITAYFCFIRDIFRVNWRTVKLIESRPNPNRFLAPFARATIITCGSMLVTGLFAHSAYRYTWYFMAAMTVVAEQIARRNEMEFMKEDEAAAAAEAEGTVAEEGSL
- a CDS encoding glycosyltransferase family 4 protein; translated protein: MKKVLIVTYVFPPMAAVGGQRLVNFCKFLPEYGWEPVVLTVQGGTNSAWDESPLADIPNVKIYRTRTFEPLQQWEARQRGNKPQAKSTTETPTISTAPAASGQSFLSSIKRTVRLALSVPDHAIFWVPLGFATGKRVIREEKIDAVFSSSPPVSAHLLASALAHSAKLPHIVDFRDLWTLNHAYPLRRYPEAFVRYDRFWERRVLSRAAHVTTASPGFSSQMESHLDGRLASRVTTITNGFDYREVDLTKDFTTPGSHDTMRFFYAGSLYGEFNPIFFLECLQSWMTQDQIDPTSVQVDFYGNSDRDYSILVERLGLTGRVTFHGFKSRKELLPLFPQADCLLLFLGFGEQYATVIPAKVFDYLAAGTEILALAPAGVSTGLIEKYNAGSALHTSDREKLIATLRQLYQKWKTNKDRKRMFRHIPEIDRRQLTGELAKLLDRMTAQG
- a CDS encoding SGNH/GDSL hydrolase family protein — translated: MGKPMLVLSVIVALVGILASLYLYKELRSLKYQQAKMEDSYAESIASVNTLTDMIDRKVEHRAVFLHHSVGRGILNQGGLRDSLLDIGVLVRGATYGDEIGEETDMCDWAPKFESDMERIFNFKAHPNQYYSEGFANDIVIFKSCYPNSNIGTADASSPVPAQRQKTMDNYTGYFKSLAATFKKYPNKLFVYMTAPPLAPERTTPENAARARSFNQWLQNEFIPAYQQETGLRNFVVFDLFDLLANPENLLKEQFRTERPGDSHPNIAGYQAAANGFMQFFQPVWAQFQNANLAQQPQAAK